The Macadamia integrifolia cultivar HAES 741 unplaced genomic scaffold, SCU_Mint_v3 scaffold_94A, whole genome shotgun sequence genomic interval GGGTTTTTAGGTTACGCCAGTCGTATTACTATCCCTTTGTATAATTGAGGACAACTTAATGGTCACCCTTTAGAATCACGCTACATGGCTTGATCTTGTTTGtctatttaaaaatatttaaataatttaaaaaaaaggtaTGCCTGAGCCCAAAATCAGTTGCACACAATACTTTGTCTTTGTATTAAACCTAAGAGCAAGAACAAGAATTTGTCTTCTTTCTAAACAAGAAATAAGATTTGAGACTTAAAAGGGAATTAGTAGAGACTATTGAGTGGATGCACCGCAATCCTTTGGAGGAGTGTATTACTTGTGTATtctaggtaggggtgtcaattggtcgggccAGACTGGTGGAGCTTATACCCCTGCATCATGACTTGTCTATTAAATGTCTCAGTCTATCTTGTGTTGGGTTCAGTTTGGTTCTAAGCAATAACCATACATCTTCTAATCGGGCTATAATCAAGCCTCACACAGGGTAATATACCAATAAAGTTTTATTTGGGTCTTAGATGGTCTTTAATtatcttagatttaagaaactttaatatatatatatatatatatattttaacgacaagtatctaggccttcggcttgaGTAGTCCCACAAAcccatactgatcccacaaccGTATAGACcaggtcatatcggggttgaatgggaatcattcaactttctttgaaagcagtgaagagcactaaacaccccctgTGAGGGCCCTATGGTGTGCTTAGTGGAAGTCGAACTTATGACGTCCCAGTTCACGactcgtaccaagtttgttgctcactATACATTAAATTATCAATAATTTAGAAgatatattacacttaattataatcaataattgataaaaatatcaatatatatatatatataaacaaaaaaaaaatcaaaaaaaaatcaaaaaaaacaaaatatacatataaactgTTGGGCTAAAAGGGTTGGGCCCATCAGACTTATGCCTTGCACCATgtactatctatttataaacgggccgagCCTGAACCTGGCACGTTTAATAATTGGAGTGGGTTGTACCGGGTAGGTCAAATCAGTGCGAGCTTGGGATTGACACTCCCAATTCTAGGCAACCTTAACATTAATCTGGTGTTATATACATACATTTTCAGATCCAAGGGTGAAAATATTTTGAGTACGATATTGTATCATCTGTGCTTCTactttcacttcctttcccctCCCCATGTTTAGGCCAGTCAGGGTGAACCTTGGTTCTATGATCCAATGCTGAGTTAGGACCAAGGTTGAATTTTTTAGGCCCTAAGTCAGAGTCAGGCCAGGCCTAGGTTTAGTTAAGGAGATTCAGAATTGGGTTGGATTTTAAAAAtctggcccaacccaacctgttGCAGCCTTATGTACCGTAGATTAAGGATTGAAATGATTTAGAAAGTAGCATCACAAACGTTAGTGACCAAGGCCCTTGGCGCATTTGGTCATCGAACAATAAATTAAtagatttttcaaatttaaatcgAAATTGATTATCAGTTCGGTTGGTTTAGAATCGGAAGCGAAAATGGAAACCGACCActtaaaatcaaatcagattAAAACAAATtgattcaattttcaatttgatTCGGTTTCAGACTATCAGTTTCATGGTTAAAATTGTCGAGTTGAGCCGAACTAAACCAATTTAACCCGtataaaaccaaacccaaatcaaCCCGTATAAgtattcaaaaccctaaaacacagTGGAAAAAGTTTTCTTCCACCTAGGGTGAGAGAAAAGTAAATCTATTTAAGGTCATCATTACTGTGACTCCTAATGTATAAAGTCGATAATGCATTCCAATTATTCCCGTTGACTATCTTAAAACACACAATTCCATCAGTAAGGGATTCTACCTTCACcgtaagtgaaatgaaacaaccTTGATTCTCATGAACCATTTGAACTTCTGCACTTGGAAACAAGACTAAAGACAAGTTCTCCTCACTTCTTCTCAGTTAATGGCCAATCTCTGTATCTCCTCTCATTTACCATTAATTCTTACACTCtggtttaaatttttttggggtaatAGCCAAAACAAGAGTGTACTATCAAAAAGTTCATGGAAGGaacaccaactctttaatgttTTTGATTAACATGTTTTTTGAAacgttttttgtagacataatgtcactaaaaaatccaataatatcattggatgcccaaaagggagagagggtttcatTGCCTCTTTTTAAAATAATTGAGAGATTTGTGGGCACAACAacattttttctctcaaattcatttataaaaacaacgaaacaagttggacttgtttcggcaaagtcgtttctagaattataaataggcataaattttgatttatgtttctagaaacgagtgAAACAGAAAAACTTCACCAAACGCTTTTTAgactgtttttccttttctgggAATAAGAAAACGCAGAAATAACAGAAACGAAACATTGTCAAATAGTACCTTAAATCATTTATTGGATCACAATCTCTTACaacaatctcacaccatccCAGGCGTACAGGGTGTGCACCCATGAAGGCAAGGTGGTCCCTTTGTGCCCATGTGTATCAGTGTATGTGGTGTAGGAGGAATTCTCGAAGAGAAAACTTTGTTCTATATAGCATTGTTAATTGCATTGCGATCATGTATTttgattctaccaaaaaaaaaaaaatcatgtattTTGATTGATTTACGATGATCTCATTATGATCGTTCTAGGGTTAGTAGATTCCCATTGACTCTTGTTGGGTTTTAGGAATATGTATCATACCAATCATACCCAATATCAATACTTAGTTGATACAATATTAATAATTTGGCTTATAGCACTAGAATTTTGGTGATAAAAGACTTGATAAGGattgatatcaatattgatatcaTTGGTGATTGATACTAATTCCCATGAACTAAAACCCTGAACTTTGGACCAAGATCCATTCATAGTTCACTTAAGCTATGACCACTTAGGGCATGGTTTAAAGAGTCGTTATTGGATTGATCGTATCAAATATTTGTATCGGTGTAATTATTCGATTTATAGgtaaatttgttaaaaaaatattaaaaaaatgggagaTAAACTATTTGATACGGCCTGATATTGACCGATTCATATCGATATCGTGTTGTCATACCGATACTGATAGCGATATTTTAAACCTTCAGTGCCTTTAGCCGATACTAATACGATACCGACATTTTAAACCTTGTTTGTATTGTTAAaccctccccttcttcaaaaccTCAGAATTTCTTTTCATAAAATTAGAATGCAGAAACCATAGATTTCATAGGAGATTAACTAATTTGATCGACGAAGATGTTAAGGAGGCGACTATCTTCCTTATTGGCAGCAGCCTCGATCCACCATTCTTCGATTTCCAACAGATCAAGCTTCATCAGTTCAACAATCTCATCACAGGCTCCATTTTCATCGATTCAGTTAAGCCGCCACCCTATCCCTAAACCCGAGCAATTGTTCTTCCCTAATGGAATTAGAGCTTACAGTCTTCTTAGTCTGAATGATCTGAGAGATAACCCTGGagcgaggaagaagaagaagagaaaaggtcgTGGTATTGGTTCTGGTACAGGAAAGACAGCAGGGAGGGGTCATAAGGGGCAAAAGGCGAGAGGGACTATGAAATTTGGGTTTGAAGGTGGGCAGACGCCTCTTCGTCGTCGATTGCCGAAACGAGGGTTTAAGAATCCTTTTAGCCTCACATTTCAGGTACCCTATACAGTTCTTAATAAACTGGTCTTATTGTTCTATATTTTGAGATTAGATCTCTgttgcttggatgtgtttggTAGTTTTAAACTGAATTTGTTTCTTCTGAACTTTAAAGAAGATTTGAACTTGAACAGCTAGAACCGATATTTAAAATGGAAATGTAGATGAAGTGCTTCGTTGAGAGTTTGAATGAGCCGTGTTACAAGTGAAAAGCAAATTGAAAACTAGTGTAAGAAACGGACATCATTTTTAATCTGCAAAGTGGAAGGACTTAATGGTTAGTTAGAGTTGGATTCCATGATCATGGGTATGTTGAGTGTTAAGTTAGTCGAAGTCTTCTCAATAGAGCTAAGTTGTTAGACGGAAGCCATAGAATTGCCCAAAACAAATTGAGAAGGCCCAGTGAATTAATCTGCTATGCCCAAAACAACTCGGTTGGATCTGTCCTGAATAATTGGAAGACTTATTTCTTCCCTAAGTGACCACCAGATTTTTCTGGTATTAGATTCCAAATTCTCTGGTCCTCTGCAGCTAATATTTTCCCTTTCCATTTGATCACCAGGGATTtgatattggtttttttttttttttttgggtggggttgTGTGGGGGGTGGGTTGGGTTTGGGCCACATGGGGTTGTTTTTTCTCTGACCTCCCAAACCAACTTAGCCAGTCAACAAGTTATGAAGTTTTGAGAAGTAGattctgcttcttttttttttttttttggggggggggtagcAGAGAACATGACTATTGGCGAAGTGGTGGCCTTTTGCTTGCATATTGtcaattctgaattttttttctatcaagtGAGACAGCCCACGTAAAGAAACAAACCTTGCTTAGAAGGACTCCATCAAATCATCTGTCATGGAATGTTGGTCTTGCCCGTTCACTGAAAGGGGAGAACATGGTTTGGCTTTATAAGAGACCATCCTTTGTTAAGGCTCATCTTCTTCTGTCCACTATTTCTCTGTTCCACTAGACTCTGTTGTACTACTATAATTACCTCTGAAGTGAAGGGATGTCCCAATCATTGAGGGGAGGGGTGTCTTTTGAACCCAATGTAAGCCCCAACCAATGCAACTTTGTTAGATACCATATTACTGCTCTATATAGGAGAGggtaaattaatttttaattttcttctctttaccACAGGCTCCTCAGAGCTTATCCATTGACCATTACCAATCTCAAGCTCCACTCTCCTTAAAAATAATTCTCTTTGATTCATGATCCTTTCTAGGGGTGTCACAAAATTCCAGCCCAAACCAGCTGGACTGATCGAAATCGACAGTTTTAGTGTGACTGAGGTGAATGCTTACTGGTTTGTGAGGCCAAAACTATGCACTGGGGACAGTTTTCTTTTGTGAGAGATCAGACTTCTATTTCTTTTGTTATCTTTTCTAGTTTGGGTTCAATGGCTGTTGCCTTgcacattttttccttttccttagaTAACACAGTTGTCCTTTatccccaacaccccccccccccaaaaaaaaaaaaaaaaaaaaaagagcgtTAGGAGGATTTTCCATGTTCTTTATTATACTGTAATATTTATTATAACATGGAGCTGGCTTTTGGTTCTTTTTCTATCTGATGCAGGTAGTTAGGGATATttctgtaattttctttttattttatcttgttgGACTTGGACAATGTGGGGAAGTTCTTTTCAGATTTAGTTTTAGAATCTAATTAGGAgtctttttattcttatttgtaTGCTACCATGTAACTCCATCGGGGGATAGATTCTATTGATTAGAACTACGTCGATGGTTCTATTTAGTGGCTGCATGCATGCTTGCTGGtgcttcttttttcctcccTCCTTGCTCGTCCCAAATCTGAGTTAATCCCTTCCAGGTGTGCTCTCTTTATTCTTTATCTTCCCTGTTCcttctttgttcttcctttcttctacCCATTTCCCATTCTATCCTGTTATCCTGTCGagtttggaatcaaaatttgaCCTCAGTCGGAATTTCTGCTTAGAACTTCAATTCTGGTTTCTAGTCTACTGCATCTCCTATCTTCAGAGGTTTATCTCTCTTTTATTGGTTGTTGATTTGCCCTTCTGTTAATAATTCATGAGATCTAAGGGTTAGGGTTTCCTCCCTAAATTGCACATTGAAAGTTGTCCATATGAGGGGAGTTACCTGAGGTCCTGAACCAAGGTTGAGTTCCGCTATCATCGTAGGAGTCATGAGTTTGAAGGAGATGCTCTTCGATTAAAACTCCCATTTTCTGTTAGTTATGATTATGCCCTTCTTCAGTGGCTttgattctttttcccttttattttaaattccagAAATACACCCACTTACATATTTGCTTTCATTTAAGTCCATTCCTCTGGTTTCTCGCATCTTGTTGGTATAATTATGGTATTGCCACTCAACTATTATTTCGAGGTATTTATCACTCTTGTGGGCCCATAGAGAACCCATAATCAGGGATTGAACCCGGGATCGCATCAGTACCACTTCACAAAAATGTGAAgtttaaaagaaacaaatttgagaatTATGAAGGGAGTTCTCAAGAGGAGCTTGTGAAAAAGGTGGATAATCTTGAACAACCGGTATGCTACTGAGGACCCTTATGCGATAAATTTTCAGCTTGAGGATTACATACATACGTGgttattttcttaaagaagtTAAGGACACTAAAGCCCAGTTTGTTTCATgggaaaagaggaaaaggaaaaaggggtgGGAGAATGAGGAACTTTTCCTCAAAATACCAAAAACCTTGGTTGTTTGTTTGATGGGGGAAACTTATTAGACAAGGTCATTTAATGCAATAATTGTTATCTACTGATGTGGTAGTTAACTTTTCCCACCCTATTCACTTCCAAAGGGTTGTGTGGTATTTtgcaataaattttttatttccttgtttGTCGACAGTGTGCAGGCTCTGTTGGCATATCAGTTTAAAGATGTTTGAAGGATCTTCCATTTAAGTATTTTTCAAATTGAGATCTTTTGGGCACATGTTGTCTCAGAGAACTggagaataaaacaaaaatattgcGCAGAAGATTAGTTGCTGAAATTTGATGGTGCTCTCTAATCTCTATACAATGTTTATGTTCCATGGGACttatttattgaaattaattaattttttctaaTCTCCACTCAACAAAGGTTTAGCCCTATGAAATGTGTTCAGGTAAGTGAATCTTTTTTCACACCATTCATCTCTATTTAAAGCCAATCACAGCCTTTTTCCCCTAACATGGTTTCAAATCAGTTTGTCTGAACCCGACCATGGGCCAATGATGAACTTTTTCTCAAGCTTCTAGTTGGTGTAATACACttcattatagaaaattttgTGTCACTTGCGTACCTTGTTGTATGGGGGGGTGTTAAAGGGGATTTGTTTGTCCTATTTTATTGCTTGTGGTCAACTCAGTTTGTTTAATATCTCTTATGTCTATCTGTCAGCCAGTAGGTTTGGGTAAGATTGCGAAACTTATAAATACTGGCAAGATTGACTCGTCGGAGTTGATCACAATGAAGACTCTAAAGGTAATAAAGCTCTTTTTTCTCTAGCATACTaaatctttctcttttctcatgTATACTTTAATCTTCTCTTTATCTTGCATACTTTAATCTTATATTGTTCAGGGGCTTTGTTGAGCCTAATTATTAGTACACTACGACAGGATTCTGGAGCAATCGGGAAACAGATAGAAGATGGGGTACGATTGATGGGGCGTGGTGCAGGGCAGATCAAGTGGCCAATTCATCTTGAGGTAATCTTCGTTTGCTAGCTTCCTACTATTTCTGGGACCTTTTGAATCTTTTTTTGAACCAATGTAATGCAATTCAGGGTTTTAGAAAGAATCTAGAAACAAGACCTGCATTTATACCAGTAACTATGTATAATCAATTGCTCAGAGCAGGAACAAATATTGGAGGCAATAGAACTAGAAAGTGGAAGATGACCAAATTTAGCAATCTGAAAATTGCACTAGAAATAGTGATGCAGATACGCACCCATGGAGCAGTtcatacccatctgggtttcCGGATAGCgatgaaccagatccatattggttttgggtctaggaggattttagaaatttactttatttaggaagattgtctttgattttattccAAATGATGTAGGACTGGTAagggtagggaagaattccTTGAGATGCTCAGAGTTGTAGGGGATAGGGAGAAATCACACTAAGAAAGGGGGGTGAAGGAGAATCGCTCACATAAGCCGCAGGCTTCACAAATACTCACCCAACTCATGTTTTCTTCAATCTGACTTGTCTATTGGTTACAaccaatttaaaggaaaataaaagacataaagtagaaactcaactgaaataagaaactacCTTAAACAAGGAAACACATTGCAAATCGACTTTCTAAATCCTACATGTACCTAACctgctaaaataaagtgaataaaataaaatcaaagacaatcttCCAGAAAGGTTATCGGGACCGCCCTCTCCCTCcgcttcctttcttctctcgtTCTCCCTCTCCcagtctctctcccttcctttcttcttcttcttcttcatacatCTGGGAGATCGTGCTCCACTGTTGCTGTCTCCCCATCCCTTTCACTCTTGTCTCGACCTAGATCGAGTGTTGGTTTTGCCGGAATCCCCCTGATCCACCTTGTAGGACTCGCTGGCTCCTTCCACTGGCGTTCTTAGGGACTGCCACCGCTTTTCTTCTCCTTAGAGTTGCTGCTTCGATCTGGTTTCGCCTTGTCGCCGTCATCCGCCGCTTTGTCCTGCTCTCTGTCCGCTTGGTTGgcccctccccccctcttccGACGCTTGTTGGGCCTGCTGCCGCTCACCCTTAAGTTGCTGTACTGTTTGAATATGCCATTGCGTTGCTGACCTCGACATGCTCTCCTCTGGATCCTTGGCTGACCAACTCCCTGATCGAATCGGTCTAGTGATTTCTTGGCAAGCTCGCTCGGCCGACAGCTGTCGCCCTCCAAAAGGCCGGCGCCCCCCTTTGCGGCTGTCTCCTCCGCCAGGCCAACTTCTCTCTTGGCCATGGCCCTCCACAAGGCCCGCGCCCCGCCGCCGTGCTTGTCGTTTCCGCCGAAACGCCGGTTCATGTCTTGGCGGCTGGAAGTGATAGTGTTGAGATACGGtggtagggtttggtggaacctttcctcttttttccctttttgcccCTCCTCCTTTGGGCTTCTTGGTTCTTGTCAGCCCATGTTGggcttttgttttttatgttgTTGGGCCTTTGGCTCTTTTATTTTGCCCATGTGGACTTTGAGTTATTTTAAACATGTCTCAAATGACATATTTTCCATTCCTCAAGCCCATTGGGCCTTGGATGTTGTCCTTTTGGACTTTGGTCACCCTTATAGGTTTTGTAATCTCCCTTAGGGgatatattttctctccctcttcttttaaTCAATTtattaattcacccaaaaaaaaaaaagacaatcttcctaaataaagtaaatttctaaaatcctactggacccaaaaccaatatggatctCGTTCATCCCTATCCAGAAACCTAGATGGGTATGAACTGCTCCACGGGTGCGTATCTGCATCAAATAGGGGTTCCACCTGGTGTGGAatcaagagaaataagaaataagaataGTAGAAGAGAAGAGttatgatctttttttttggtagaaagaagaGGTATGATCAAACCTGGTAAGAGCAGCAGATCAGAATAACAATAAGGAATTAATCAGTTCAGGGATACTAGGAACAGCTCAACAGCTCCAAAACTTTTTGAAAAACTTCAATTCTATTATTCAAATCATGTCCAATATATAAGGATGTATACATATAAACCTTTTAAATTTCCTCAACTGACTCATAAAAAGACTCGTAATTACTATATTATAATGACTTAAAGtatatagactcaaaacagaactcttAAAAGCTATTAAGTATCCTAAATTAACTTCTAACGCTTAACTACTAATCTCGTGTAATAACTCCACCCCCGCTTTATGGGCTTATAGATAGGCCCATTAAAATGAagcccaagaaaataaaaggcccaACCTATAAAATATCTACCCGAAGCTTGTTTTTAGCCCATTAGACTGCCACCTGCACTTTGTGGGCCTCCCAAGCTTGTGTATAGGCCTCATTAGGGATCAATATctaatgcaactgcatcaattcCCTCGTGGTTGGAAAAGACTCGTCGTCTAGTCTTTTATAATGGGAGAGTCATCACCACTTAATTCACATCCATTGTCAGTTTCCTTTATCTGACGATCCAATCCTACTCTCGACTAACATAAACAAAATAAGTAATCTTTGGAATTTTTTCGTCAAAGAATTGTTGAGGTAGAACAAAATCTATGTGTTTGAACTTTGTAAGGTCTATCTCCTTTTGCTTTTCTTCAGCAAAATTACTCAACAGGTGGTTCTTCAACTATAATGAAATCTTCAATTGTAGTCTTCCTTGAAGATCTTTTACTTCGACTAGAATTTCTACCATTGGATCACATTGTTGCTTCTCCATACTTGGCTAAGAATCATTattttaggctctctttggtataatttaaatttatgtttatttggCACATAAACATAATAGAgaaatttggtatgatttatgactgctatttctcattaaaataaatcaatatatcGATAAATTCATAAACAAGTAGAGAGGTGTTTTTGATTTATTGGGATAAAgggattattgttgtttatgcgttaaactttaatgagcacacATTGAAACCATTTCAAAATTAAGGGTAAAAGGATAATCTTACATGTTTTTAGAAATCTACATTCCCTCCTCATTGCAACTCTATTCATCCCCGCAgttaatctctctctccctttctcatctcatctttccttccctctctctcaccTTGTCACTCTCTCCCTACCTGCGCAGGTAATCTCCTactccctctcccttccctcTCTCATCTCGTCtctccttccctctctctctctcacctcgtcattctcttcctctccctttctcatcttttctctccttccccctctctctcacctcgtcacacacactctctccaCTCTGGGTGTTACAATTAACCGATATAATTATCACCGCCTCTCCACCCTGGGTGCTGCAATTAAGCAATAGAATTACCATCGCCACCCATGAGTTTCTGGGTTTGGCCCATCTGGTAAGACTTGGGACCAATATATGGTAGTAGCAGTGGGGCCTTCAAATTTGGAAGTTCTTATTCTAGAGATTACCCTAGCTAGATGGAAGATTCAGCATCAATTATAGTGGGTCACTGTTGATAACCATTTCTGTAGATTTCAGGTATAACAAATCAAGCACTGACATGTTGAGAACTCATTGTACTGACTTGACAATGAAGATAATGACCAAACCGAGAAATCTGAAAATTGAACCAGAAATAGGGGTTCCACCTGGTGTGAAGTCAAGAAAGATAagaaacaataagaagaagagggtaAGATCACACCTGATGAAATCAGATCAGGataagaaggaagaaataagaTCTGAGGTACCAATTAAGTATACACAGCTCAACAACT includes:
- the LOC122071799 gene encoding 50S ribosomal protein L15, with the translated sequence MLRRRLSSLLAAASIHHSSISNRSSFISSTISSQAPFSSIQLSRHPIPKPEQLFFPNGIRAYSLLSLNDLRDNPGARKKKKRKGRGIGSGTGKTAGRGHKGQKARGTMKFGFEGGQTPLRRRLPKRGFKNPFSLTFQPVGLGKIAKLINTGKIDSSELITMKTLKDSGAIGKQIEDGVRLMGRGAGQIKWPIHLEVSRVTVRAKAAVEAAGGSVRRVYYNKLGFRALLKPEWFEKKGRLLPKAARPPPKQRDKVDSIGRLPAPTKPIPFLPEEKVATLTPAAS